The sequence below is a genomic window from Alphaproteobacteria bacterium.
CCAACGTCCAGGCGATTACCTTAGAAATCTTGTAGACGTTGTGAAATTTGCACCTTCAAAAGAAAGACTAAAAGAATTATCAGATATTTATAACTTTAACGGCGAATACGACAAGCAAATTGAAATATTAAAACAACTCATCGCTTATCCTGATCCCGAACCTGAATATTTTGTTTATGTCGCTCACCTTTTAGCGGGAAAAGACAGAATTGATGAATCCATCGCTATTTTAGGCGATTATCGCTTAAAATTCCCTGCCAAAATTACGCCTGATACGCTTGAATTTATGATGAGTCTCCTTCTTTCAAAGCACCGTCAAGATGAAGCTTATAAATGGAGTAAAGAATGGTTTGACATTCATCCTTGGCCACAAGCAGCATTAAGAATTGCCGACATTTTTTCTCAAAAGGGGCAACTCGGCATGGCGCTTACCTTGCTTGAAAGCATGGAGGGCAATGCAAAAGAAGACATTACTTTTCAAGTAACTTTACTTCAATATCAATATAATAGCGGCAAAATTCAAGATGTTTTTACAAAACTCAAAGATTTCAGTACAAAAGGAAAATTACCCCAAGAAGCTTTTCCAATCTTTGTTGATTTATCCTTAAATGCAAAAGATTTAACTTTCGTTACAGACGAAAGCAAACGCCAAGATATTACATTATTACCTGATGAGCTTTTAGTACGACTTGTTAAACAAGTGACACAAAATGGTGATAAGGAATATTTAAATTTCGTTCTTTCTCAATATGATAAAATCCTCCTTGAAAATAGACCCTTATTTACAGCAGAACTTTATTATGCTGGCAACAATTTGCCTAAAGCAAAAGAATGGGCTGATATCGTTCTTAAAACAAAAGAAATATCAATTGAAGAAAACATTCGTTTTTCAGACTTACTTTATCGTATTGATATGAAACCTGAAGCTATCAGCAGAATAGACATAATTGAAAATGCATTGAATGTTCAATCACGTTTATTACAAGAGCGTGATTACATTCTTCTTGCTAAAGATTATATTAATCTTGAAAAAATTAATGATGGTCTTTCTTTTTTTGAAAAACATAAAAGTCTTGAACCTGAATCAGAGTCGGAATCTGGTTGGGCTTTGTTGGCTGCAAGCGACAATCAAAACGAAAAAGTTAAAGAATGGTTTTTACAACAAAAAAGATTTGATCCTGTTGCGCTTGAAGATCTTCAACGCATTACAGCAAAATCAGGGAATTACGATTTAGCTGTATTAACAGCTGAAAAATTATATGAGCTTTTCCCCGGCACAATTCAAGAATTGCTTTTGGGACGTTCACTTTTATACGCCAATCGACCAGTCGAAGCTGTCCAACACATTAAACCTCATGTTTTTTCATATCCTGAAGCTGAAGCTATGTACGCTGTTGGCCTCAAAAGAACCGGTGATGACAAATCCTTATCAGAATTCATGGAAAATCAAAAAAAACGTGAAGCAGAAGGCGGTGGTGGCAGACGCGAAGATTTCATCTATACAATTCTTGATTTTAAAGAATATGCCCTTGCTATGCCTTATGTAAAAGATCTAGCGCTCACAAAGGGAGAAGGTTGGGTTGCACTTTACGTTGATACCGGCGTGAAATCAGGCGCTACAAAAGAAATCAGTGATTTTCTTCTAGAATATCTTGATAAAGCAGATATTGATCTTAAGAAAAAAGAAGAATTTGTATATGTTTTAATTGATGTCGCTGGTCAAGAAGTAGCTCTTCCACATATTAAAACCCTTGCTTTCAAAATAGGTGGCAATTGGGGCTATTCCTATATTGATATCTTAAAAAAGCGCAAAAATATGGATGAATTAAGACTTTTCCTTAAAGAATGGGGCATAAGGGAAGACACACCTTTGCCTATGCGTCGATACGCAGCACATGAACTTCTTAAAGGTGGCATGAAATCCGAAGCTGAACAGATTTTTATGAATATTGCACGAATCCAAAATGCTAAAAGCCAAGACATACAAGACCTTTTGTTCATTTGGGGTGTTGGCAAAAATCTTGAAAGCCTTAAATTTCTTTCTAGTCGTGCCGATGCATCATTTGTAAAAAAAGATATGGATGACTTTAGTCTTTGGCTTAATTACATAACAGATTATGTATCTCCCGAAGAAACATTAAAATATTTACAAAGTAAAAATATTGAACCTCTAAAAACAGACAATAAAGTCGTCATGTCTTATGCCATGGCACTTTATAAAGCAAAGAAATTTATACTTCTGGAAGACTTTTTATTAAAGGCAATTGGCGCTGAACAAGACCCTAAAAACATATTAGAACTTGCTATTCTTGCCTCTGATTTAAGTGAACAAGCAACAGCAAGTGTTGGTTACGCAAAAGTAATCAAAACAGCTAAATATGGTTTTCTACGCGTTATATCTAAAGATGACTCCAAAAAAAGTGACCTTGATCGAATTGCACTCAGAAGAATAGGATTTTCTGCTTTTATTCAAAAAAACCTTTCTGAAGCAGAGCAATATCTAAGAAGCTATATAAGAAAATATGGCAAAGATAATAATGATTTTGAAGCTTATTATTTCTTAGGCGAATGTCTATGGCTCACTGATCGAAAATCTGATGCTGATTATTTTTATTCAAGAGCACAAAAAATAATCACCAATCAAAAAGAAAAAACGAATGATTTATTGCTTGTTAAAGCAGGCATCAAACAACGATATGGTCTCATTGATGATGCGATAGATGTATATGAAGATATGCGAAAAGATATGACAAGCAATCGTTCTTTACAAGCAGATTACGCGCTAATACTCCTTGATAATAATAAGAATATGATGGCACGACATATGTTGGATATGGATTAATGTATTATCTTAAGAGCTGTTGACATTTGATTTAATAATATGAGCACAAGCTCGTCCCACACGAAAATAGCCGAGCGGCACGCAAGGCTGTTTGTGGCAATCCACACTTGCGAATGCTGCAGTAAAGTGTGGATTGCCCCGTACGCCCTCGTACCTAGGCACCCAGGCATCTTCTAATGACAAACCGCCCGACATCGTCATCGCGAACCCCTGTAGGGGGTGTGGCGATCTCAATTTTTCAAGCAGATTGCCGCGGGGCTTCGCCCTTCGCAATGACGAACTATTTGATTTTAAAATGCTTTTCAACATGTAGTTTTTTTAAGTTATTTCACTACAACATTCACTTTTAAATGTTCCCCTCCTACGTGCTATACAGTATTTTCTATTAAAAATCGCTCTCTCTACTTCCCGCGGCAAAACCCACGGGCCGTAACAGGGAGAAGCTAAATACCTACAACAAATGATCTATACTTATCAAAGCAAACATCAAATATATGACTACATTCATGACGCAATAGATGTATATGAGAAACTACGAAAAATTTTAGCAAACGATCATTCTTTACAAGCTGACTAGGCTCTTATATTAATTGATAATAACAATGATATGATGCCATAGAATGTGCTCAATATCGATTAAGCGTGAAACCTCTTTACGTTGCTTTCAAGGGAAAATTTTCTCCATTTTTAGGCTTCGAAATTATTAAAGAGAGATAAAAGAAGTTAAAAAAGTAGGGTTATAAAGATGAAAATTGGTCGCTTTACACTCATAATAATCATTTTGTTTATTTCAAATTTTATTCATGAAGTTTGTTTTTCAAATACTCCTCAGGGTTTTCTTGTGACAACACTTCCAAGACCTAGCCGTCTTGAAATAAGATTGATTTCCCAAGAACCCTATGAAATTAGTCACAAAACAACCGATAATAAGCTATGGATTAATTTTAATAATCCTATTCAATCTGATCGTATCAAAGGACTTATCAAAGAAGCCCCAAAATGGTTGCAAATTGTAAGACAAGAAAGCCCCAGAAGTCTTTATTTCGAAGCAAAACAAAACAATAGCTTCATCGTCGAACGATTAGACAGATCAATTATCATCACAGTTCTTAAAGATAAAAGTCCCACAAACAAAATAACACCTGAAATATTAATTGACAAAACACCCAATAGAGCTGAGCTCAGCTTAGTATGGCCAAAAGATTTAAAACCAGTAATAGAACGTGTTGAAGATCAATTGATTTTTAATTTTGCACAACCCATTAACAACCCTCAATTAAACAATTTGTGGAAAACACTACCCCAATGGGTTACATCTTCTACAGCATATTATGACAGTTTTGTAATGAAATTAGCCCATGACACAAAAGTCCAGATTACGCATAAAGGGGCACACACTATCCTTGATTTTTACTATTCACCTATGACCGAAAAAGAACTAGACGCAAGAACATTAACTCCAGCTTCTCCTGACATCCGATTAGATCGCCTCACAGGACAAGCAGTACTAAATGCTGAACGCGATTTTGATGCACGCAGCAAATTCAGTGAAGTTATTGATGCTGCACCTGATAATCTTGAAGCCATGCGGTGGCTCGGCGATACAGAAGCCCACATAAAACGCTGGCGCAAAGCGATCATGGTTTACGACAATATGTTTTCCATTGACCCACAAGAATATGGTGTCGCTTTTAACAAGGCATTTCAATATCACGAATATGGTTCTTATGCGAGACTAGAACCTGAATGGTGGCACGTTGAAGGCGGCGAAACGCAATATATTGGAAGATTAAGTGGACGATATCTTATAGGTCCAAGTGCACAAATTGATAGCGTCTACGAAGAACGTTTTCTTACAGACGCAGGCCTTATCAATCGAAAAGGCCAACTTCTTGATTTTGAAGGAAGCAGACGCCAAGGTTTTACAGCATTAACATATAATTTCGATAATATGGATAAAGCGCAAATTGGTATATATGCTCAAAATTCAAGCATTGGTGGTGGCGCCGCTTACACAATCGGTTGGAAACATGCCAATACCAGAATTGGTGCCAATTACCATGCCAATGATTGGAACTATGTTCAGCAAATAGTTAATGGCGGAAGCGTAGATAATGTAAACTTAGAGCATGACCAACAATTCGGTGAGCGTCTTTACTTAGATGCAACAGGTTCTCTTAATCGTTTTAATCTACGCTATAAGCAAAATGTTGCTAGCTCCATTCGTACAAATGGTGCTTTAAATTATGTAATCTTTGAAAAAAATCCAACATTGTCAGTAGGTTATGCTGTGATTGCAGAGTATAAATTAAAACGTAAAAGAGCAATTGCAGAAGACGGAACACCCTATACTATACTTCCAATTCAAACGAGAGAAGCACACATATTGTCTAGCCGTATTGGATCGTTACTCACGGATTATATTTTTGGAGAAGCCGTAGGCGGATATAGTGTTGATCGTTTTGGAACACACGGCCCCATAATGGGACTTGCATTTTATTATGAACCTATTCCAAACTTTCAATTTGGCATAAAAGGAAATCGTGAAATATTAAACTCCAGGGGCTCCAGCGCCTACGTAAATTCAGTAGGTGTTAGTTTTACTGTGCGTTTTTAGTAACATAAAACAACCTTTGAATAATTTTATTACTGAAATAGATCTATTAGTAAATAGATTTTTAAGGTAACATTATTTAAAGGCATAATAGGCCGTAATGGACAAAACAATTGTCTTAAATATAAAAACTTTGGGAGGACTATGTTGAAAACAAAATGCTTCCCTTTTGCTTTATGCCAAAATAAGTTTATATTAAAAAGACTGTGAAACAGAAGGTTCAGAGATGCGTATTCAAGAAGTGAAAACACTCTTCCGTCATGCAATTTTAGGCATTGTCGTTTTAATTTTATCTGCGTGTAGTCGTGGTGGATATAATCAAAATTTTGTCAATTATAATGCGGCTCCCACACGCGCAATGTTAGTTGCTATTCTCCCCTTTGAGAATTTAACAACACACCGCAATGCTGGTATCATAGCATCCGAGCTTTTAACGACTGAACTTTATCGCCAAGGTATTTTCCGCATCCTTGAACAGAGTCGTATCCGCAAGTGGATGGCCAATAATAAAATAAATCCAGCACAATTAACCGAAACAACCTATGCACAGGCAGTTGCACGTGCCCTTGGTGTTCATGCTGTGATTATTGGCAGCGTTTCCGAATTTGGATATCAACATGGTCTCAAAGAAGAACCAACAGTTGGTATAAACACAAGGCTCGTTTCAGGGTCAAGCGGTCAAGTCCTTTGGGCAAGCAGCACGTCTGATACTGGTCGTGGTATTTTTACCCGTGATAGTGCTAACGAAACAGCACAACGTGTTGTCGTTAAAATGGTTACCGAGCTGAATAACCGCTTGCCCGACTAAATATATTAAGCATATTATAGGGGGTCAAAATGGCACAAGAAGCCGGAGCATTAGCCCAAAAACAAGAAGAAACAAAAGTTTCACTTTTGACCCGTATTCAAGATAAGCAATTATTTGGCGTTAGACTTGTTGTTTATATTGAGCTTTTTGCCTTCTACTTTCTTTTAGAAGTAATAGATTTTACTTTTTTTGAAGGCAAACGATTTTGGGGGGTGTCTCCACATCCATTCTGGTTACCCATCTTAATTATGACCATGCAATATGGTACCAATGTGGGTCTTTTAACGGCAACGATCTCTGCTGTTATTTTACTTTTGGGTAATTTACCCGCGCAAGCAATGTCCCAAGATCTTTACGCTTATATTGCGAATATTATCGTTCAACCTGTTTTATGGTTTATTGTTGCACTCGTTTTAGGTGAACTTCGAATGCGACATATACGTGAGCGCGATAGGCTTGAATATAATTTAAAAGATCTAGAAGAAAAAATATACACAATAACAGATGCTTATCATAGACTTCATGAAGTAAAACTTAGCTTAGAACACCGCATTGCAACGCATATGCGTTCTGTTATTTATCTTTACGAATCTGCAAAAGCCGTTGAAAGTATGGATGAATCTGAAGTTTATCAAAATATTGGATCACTTATTAAAAATATTATCTCCCCTGAAAAATTCTCTCTTTACCTACAAGATGCAAAAAATCCTGAAACAATGACCCTCGTATCACAAGAAGGGTGGCAAGAATCCGACAAATTTAAAACCAGTTTTGGACCTAATGATGATCTCTATCAATCCATCGTTCTTAGACAAAACGTTTTATGCGTTGCAAATCCACAAGACCATCAAATATTGGGCAATGAAGGCGTTCTCGCCGGACCTCTTTTTGATAAAGAAGCAGGACGTGTTGTGGGCATGCTTAAAATTGAACAAATTCCCTTTTTGGAACTGACCGTTACCAATGTCGAAAATTTTAAAATTTTATGTGATTGGCTTAGCGTTTCAATCAGTAAAATTCATCGTATCCAAACCATTCAAAGTGATAGCTATTTGAATACAACACGTAATTTACTATCGCAAGGTTTTATGAGCTATCTTGTCAAATTTTTAGGTACATTAGGTAAACGCGTTGGTTTTTCAATGACGATGGTGGTTATAGCACCCAAGCAAACAAACTTGACATCGCAACAATTAACATCACTGACAGAAGCCATCAATAAAGCTGTTGAAAAAGTTTTACGTTCTATCGATCTTGCTTTTGATTGTCATAAAAAAGATAAAAGTTTTGTTGTTCTTTTACCTGCAACACCCATTGAAAACGCAAATGTTGTCGTCGACAAATTAAAAGTAGAGTTCTTGAAAAACCAAACGCAAGATATCAAGGATGTGGATCTTAATTTCGCCGTTCAGAAGTTGAGTTAAAAAAATATGAAGAAGGTATATTTTCTTCATATAAGAAAAACGAATTCTAAAACTTAACGAACTCGATACTTGGAAAGAGCTGGATGTACTCAATCCTTCAAATGTTAAAGACCTAAACGTTACATCTAAAATTGTTTAATCCCAACAATTCGTTGGTTTGAAAAAAGAAGCGCCGAAAAGAAGATCTTAAAAACAACTTATGACAAAGCAATGTATGAATCATATCGCGAAGAGGCCATTAAATTTAGACTGACTGAACCAGATGAATCTGGTCCACAAGATATTGTCCATTTTAGTGCGTTAGTTGAACTTATTCTCATAGGTCTTGTATCAGCAATTATCGAAAGCGTTCTTTTTACCCTTCTTGTCAAAGATGTTATCGGCATCCTATTGACATTGTTAGGTCATATTCTTCTTGTTGGCGCACTTTTTTTATGGGTTATTAGACGTTATCATAAACATTCTGGATTACGCATTGCTTTGTTGCTCACTTTAAGCACTTGTTTTTTAGGTCCTTTTGGTGCCGTTGGTACTTTTATTTCCGTTATTATGTTTGTAGTTTTTCAAAAATCCTCTCAGTCCTTTATGGAATGGTATAAGTCTATTTTTCCCGATACAATAACTGTTTCCTTTGATGAACTTCACCTCAATTTAAAATCAGGACGAGAAAGACCCGATGAAGCTGCCACTGTTTCTTCATTCATCGATATTATTTCAAAAGGCAATACAAAACAAAAACAAGCAGCTATACAAATTATCACACATAATTTTCATCCCTCTTTTGCAATAGCACTCAAAATTGCACTCAAAGATATGGATCCTGTTGTTCGTGTTCAAGCAGCTTCAGCTGTTACTGCCATTGAACGTAAATATGTAAATAAACTTCACGAACTAGAAGAACACTATTTAAAAAACAAAAACTTTTTATCAACAGCCCAGCTTGCAGATCAATTTGATGAATACGGTAATTTAGGATTGATGGATAAAGAACGCGAAAGAGAAACAAAAAATAAATCACTTATGTATTTTTTAGAGGCCTATAAAATAAAAAATAATGATCGACATGTTCTTCTTGCCATAGGAAGATTGCTTTTAAAACAAGGAAAAATATTAGAGGCCTATGAATGGTTCAAAAAAATACTTGAAGATGGTCTTTACACCACTGAAATCCTTGCTTGGACTATTGAATGTCTTTTTAAATTAAAGATGTATGACGCGTTAAGAGATTTCATTCAAAACCATCGTGATAAAATTGATCTCACTAAATTACAAGAAAATGTTAAAGAGTTTATAACCTTATGGATGGGAGATTCCATAAAGCCTACCCCTTCCAATATCGACCCTGACCTTAGCACTCTACAAGGTGAACCTGCATGAGCTATCAACCCGCTAAACCCATTGATGTATGTTTTCTTGTTGAGGGTGCCTATCCTTACGTCGCAGGTGGTGTTTCGTCCTGGATTCACGAAATGATACTTTCATTCCCAGATCTAAATTTTGGTATCGTAGCACTTCTTCCAGACCGAAATTACCCACATGAATTGCGTTATGACTTGCCTCAAAATGTTGTTGAATTTCGAAATATCTATCTTCAAGAACTAAAACCAGGATCACCTAAAATTGCACAAGGGAAAGAACTTTATAATTTTATAAAGCCTCTTTTAAACAACCTTCAAAAAGGTGAAAGCACGAACGCAATCGAAAAACTTGTTGATGTTTTTACGCCTTTAAAAGACCATTTAGGAAGCGACTTTTTACTCAACTCACATGAAGCGTGGGATACTCTGACTGAAATGTATTCTGATTGGGTCCCTGGTAGTTCCTTCCTGGATTATTTTTGGTCCTGGCGGGCACTTGTTGGCGGGCTTTACTCAATTCTAATCGATGATTATCCAATGGCAAGCGTTTACCACACGGTTGCAACCGGTTATGCCGGCATTTTAGGCGCACGCATCCATATTGAAACAGGACGTCCCCTTATCTTAACCGAGCATGGTATATATACGAATGAACGACGCATAGAACTCACCATGGCTGATTGGCTGCATGATCATACTGGATCTGGTCTTGGTATCGGCAAAACAGATCATGGCCTTCATCAAATTTGGGTGAATGTATTTTATGCTTATGCACAAGCATGCTATACACAAAGCAATGAAATTATTACACTTTTTGAAGGAAACAGACAAGTTCAAATCGCAGATGGTGCACCTCCTCAAAAATCTCGCCTTATTCCCAATGGCATTGACTTTAATAAATTTTCATCAATTCCACGCGACCAACAAGATCACCCCATTATTGCACTTATCGGGCGCGTTGTGCCGATTAAAGACATTAAAACATATATACGTGCTGTTGGTAATCTTGTCCGTCAACTTCCTGATTTAGAAG
It includes:
- a CDS encoding tetratricopeptide repeat protein — encoded protein: MRQTLIPLFLVAFFGIGLAIVLFPSEEERALMYIKDKEFSEALEIYEKLIQKGRLKPEPVKALTDLYVQYGEINRAIELLEQFIAENPEHLEARQQIGTYYQYAQRPGDYLRNLVDVVKFAPSKERLKELSDIYNFNGEYDKQIEILKQLIAYPDPEPEYFVYVAHLLAGKDRIDESIAILGDYRLKFPAKITPDTLEFMMSLLLSKHRQDEAYKWSKEWFDIHPWPQAALRIADIFSQKGQLGMALTLLESMEGNAKEDITFQVTLLQYQYNSGKIQDVFTKLKDFSTKGKLPQEAFPIFVDLSLNAKDLTFVTDESKRQDITLLPDELLVRLVKQVTQNGDKEYLNFVLSQYDKILLENRPLFTAELYYAGNNLPKAKEWADIVLKTKEISIEENIRFSDLLYRIDMKPEAISRIDIIENALNVQSRLLQERDYILLAKDYINLEKINDGLSFFEKHKSLEPESESESGWALLAASDNQNEKVKEWFLQQKRFDPVALEDLQRITAKSGNYDLAVLTAEKLYELFPGTIQELLLGRSLLYANRPVEAVQHIKPHVFSYPEAEAMYAVGLKRTGDDKSLSEFMENQKKREAEGGGGRREDFIYTILDFKEYALAMPYVKDLALTKGEGWVALYVDTGVKSGATKEISDFLLEYLDKADIDLKKKEEFVYVLIDVAGQEVALPHIKTLAFKIGGNWGYSYIDILKKRKNMDELRLFLKEWGIREDTPLPMRRYAAHELLKGGMKSEAEQIFMNIARIQNAKSQDIQDLLFIWGVGKNLESLKFLSSRADASFVKKDMDDFSLWLNYITDYVSPEETLKYLQSKNIEPLKTDNKVVMSYAMALYKAKKFILLEDFLLKAIGAEQDPKNILELAILASDLSEQATASVGYAKVIKTAKYGFLRVISKDDSKKSDLDRIALRRIGFSAFIQKNLSEAEQYLRSYIRKYGKDNNDFEAYYFLGECLWLTDRKSDADYFYSRAQKIITNQKEKTNDLLLVKAGIKQRYGLIDDAIDVYEDMRKDMTSNRSLQADYALILLDNNKNMMARHMLDMD
- a CDS encoding CsgG/HfaB family protein — encoded protein: MRIQEVKTLFRHAILGIVVLILSACSRGGYNQNFVNYNAAPTRAMLVAILPFENLTTHRNAGIIASELLTTELYRQGIFRILEQSRIRKWMANNKINPAQLTETTYAQAVARALGVHAVIIGSVSEFGYQHGLKEEPTVGINTRLVSGSSGQVLWASSTSDTGRGIFTRDSANETAQRVVVKMVTELNNRLPD
- a CDS encoding GAF domain-containing protein, which produces MAQEAGALAQKQEETKVSLLTRIQDKQLFGVRLVVYIELFAFYFLLEVIDFTFFEGKRFWGVSPHPFWLPILIMTMQYGTNVGLLTATISAVILLLGNLPAQAMSQDLYAYIANIIVQPVLWFIVALVLGELRMRHIRERDRLEYNLKDLEEKIYTITDAYHRLHEVKLSLEHRIATHMRSVIYLYESAKAVESMDESEVYQNIGSLIKNIISPEKFSLYLQDAKNPETMTLVSQEGWQESDKFKTSFGPNDDLYQSIVLRQNVLCVANPQDHQILGNEGVLAGPLFDKEAGRVVGMLKIEQIPFLELTVTNVENFKILCDWLSVSISKIHRIQTIQSDSYLNTTRNLLSQGFMSYLVKFLGTLGKRVGFSMTMVVIAPKQTNLTSQQLTSLTEAINKAVEKVLRSIDLAFDCHKKDKSFVVLLPATPIENANVVVDKLKVEFLKNQTQDIKDVDLNFAVQKLS
- the pelF gene encoding GT4 family glycosyltransferase PelF, which gives rise to MSYQPAKPIDVCFLVEGAYPYVAGGVSSWIHEMILSFPDLNFGIVALLPDRNYPHELRYDLPQNVVEFRNIYLQELKPGSPKIAQGKELYNFIKPLLNNLQKGESTNAIEKLVDVFTPLKDHLGSDFLLNSHEAWDTLTEMYSDWVPGSSFLDYFWSWRALVGGLYSILIDDYPMASVYHTVATGYAGILGARIHIETGRPLILTEHGIYTNERRIELTMADWLHDHTGSGLGIGKTDHGLHQIWVNVFYAYAQACYTQSNEIITLFEGNRQVQIADGAPPQKSRLIPNGIDFNKFSSIPRDQQDHPIIALIGRVVPIKDIKTYIRAVGNLVRQLPDLEALIMGPFEEDKDYYEECMLLIDSLGLHNCIKFTGRVKLTDYLGKIDLIVLTSISEAQPLVILESGAAGVPIVATDVGACREMIYGRDNEQPNLGAGGAIVSLSNPLDAAHAIYKLLTDEHLMQTARIAIKERVRLYYNKVDIDRQYRSLYDQYRLKS